Proteins encoded in a region of the Fundulus heteroclitus isolate FHET01 chromosome 2, MU-UCD_Fhet_4.1, whole genome shotgun sequence genome:
- the nr2f2 gene encoding COUP transcription factor 2 isoform X3, whose translation MHPATDESAAYAFAVQRGRVPPTQPHHGQFALTNGDPLHCHSYLSGYISLLLRAEPYPTSRYGSQCMQPNNIMGIENICELAARMLFSAVEWARNIPFFPDLQITDQVALLRLTWSELFVLNAAQCSMPLHVAPLLAAAGLHASPMSADRVVAFMDHIRIFQEQVEKLKALHVDSAEYSCLKAIVLFTTDACGLSDVAHVESLQEKSQCALEEYVRSQYPNQPTRFGKLLLRLPSLRTVSSSVIEQLFFVRLVGKTPIETLIRDMLLSGSSFNWPYMSIQ comes from the exons atGCATCCCGCTACGGACGAATCAGCAGCATATGCATTTG CCGTGCAAAGGGGACGGGTGCCACCCACACAGCCACACCACGGTCAGTTCGCCTTGACAAATGGAGACCCACTCCACTGCCATTCCTACTTATCCGGATATATCTCTCTTCTGCTGAGAGCGGAGCCCTACCCGACGTCCCGCTACGGCAGCCAGTGCATGCAGCCCAACAACATCATGGGCATCGAGAACATTTGCGAGCTGGCTGCCAGGATGCTCTTCAGCGCCGTGGAGTGGGCCAGGAATATTCCCTTCTTCCCGGACCTGCAGATCACAGACCAGGTGGCTCTGCTGAGGTTGACGTGGAGCGAGTTATTCGTGCTCAACGCGGCGCAGTGCTCCATGCCCCTGCATGTGGCTCCTCTCCTGGCGGCGGCTGGCCTCCACGCCTCCCCCATGTCCGCGGACAGAGTGGTGGCCTTTATGGACCACATTAGGATCTTCCAGGAGCAAGTGGAGAAGCTCAAAGCTTTGCACGTTGACTCTGCCGAATATAGCTGCTTAAAGGCAATTGTGCTCTTCACCACAG ATGCTTGTGGCCTCTCAGATGTGGCCCATGTGGAAAGTTTGCAGGAGAAGTCCCAGTGCGCCCTGGAGGAATATGTCCGGAGCCAGTATCCCAACCAGCCAACACGGTTTGGGAAGTTGTTACTCCGCTTGCCTTCCCTCCGCACAGTCTCTTCCTCGGTCATAGAACAGTTATTTTTCGTCCGATTGGTAGGTAAAACCCCAATTGAAACTCTCATCAGGGATATGTTGCTGTCGGGGAGCAGTTTTAACTGGCCTTACATGtcaattcagtaa
- the nr2f2 gene encoding COUP transcription factor 2 isoform X1 → MAMVAWRGSQDDVADTQGALSSQTQGGLSLPTPQPGQLNLTASQIAPPTPQTPVQGPPNNAQSTPTNQTSQQQSEKQPQHIECVVCGDKSSGKHYGQFTCEGCKSFFKRSVRRNLTYTCRANRNCPIDQHHRNQCQYCRLKKCLKVGMRREVSLFTAAVQRGRVPPTQPHHGQFALTNGDPLHCHSYLSGYISLLLRAEPYPTSRYGSQCMQPNNIMGIENICELAARMLFSAVEWARNIPFFPDLQITDQVALLRLTWSELFVLNAAQCSMPLHVAPLLAAAGLHASPMSADRVVAFMDHIRIFQEQVEKLKALHVDSAEYSCLKAIVLFTTDACGLSDVAHVESLQEKSQCALEEYVRSQYPNQPTRFGKLLLRLPSLRTVSSSVIEQLFFVRLVGKTPIETLIRDMLLSGSSFNWPYMSIQ, encoded by the exons ATGGCAATGGTAGCGTGGAGAGGCTCCCAGGACGATGTGGCTGACACCCAAGGCGCCCTTTCCTCGCAGACCCAAGGAGGACTATCCCTTCCTACCCCTCAGCCGGGCCAGCTGAACCTGACAGCCTCCCAGATCGCCCCTCCGACCCCACAGACTCCGGTGCAGGGACCCCCGAACAACGCGCAATCCACGCCGACGAACCAGACGTCGCAGCAGCAATCGGAGAAGCAGCCGCAGCACATCGAGTGCGTGGTGTGCGGGGACAAATCTAGCGGCAAGCACTACGGCCAGTTCACCTGCGAGGGCTGCAAGAGCTTCTTCAAGCGGAGCGTACGGCGGAACCTCACTTACACATGCCGTGCCAACAGGAATTGTCCGATCGACCAGCACCACCGCAATCAGTGTCAGTACTGCCGCCTCAAAAAATGCCTTAAGGTCGGCATGAGACGGGAAG TTTCTCTTTTTACTGCAGCCGTGCAAAGGGGACGGGTGCCACCCACACAGCCACACCACGGTCAGTTCGCCTTGACAAATGGAGACCCACTCCACTGCCATTCCTACTTATCCGGATATATCTCTCTTCTGCTGAGAGCGGAGCCCTACCCGACGTCCCGCTACGGCAGCCAGTGCATGCAGCCCAACAACATCATGGGCATCGAGAACATTTGCGAGCTGGCTGCCAGGATGCTCTTCAGCGCCGTGGAGTGGGCCAGGAATATTCCCTTCTTCCCGGACCTGCAGATCACAGACCAGGTGGCTCTGCTGAGGTTGACGTGGAGCGAGTTATTCGTGCTCAACGCGGCGCAGTGCTCCATGCCCCTGCATGTGGCTCCTCTCCTGGCGGCGGCTGGCCTCCACGCCTCCCCCATGTCCGCGGACAGAGTGGTGGCCTTTATGGACCACATTAGGATCTTCCAGGAGCAAGTGGAGAAGCTCAAAGCTTTGCACGTTGACTCTGCCGAATATAGCTGCTTAAAGGCAATTGTGCTCTTCACCACAG ATGCTTGTGGCCTCTCAGATGTGGCCCATGTGGAAAGTTTGCAGGAGAAGTCCCAGTGCGCCCTGGAGGAATATGTCCGGAGCCAGTATCCCAACCAGCCAACACGGTTTGGGAAGTTGTTACTCCGCTTGCCTTCCCTCCGCACAGTCTCTTCCTCGGTCATAGAACAGTTATTTTTCGTCCGATTGGTAGGTAAAACCCCAATTGAAACTCTCATCAGGGATATGTTGCTGTCGGGGAGCAGTTTTAACTGGCCTTACATGtcaattcagtaa
- the nr2f2 gene encoding COUP transcription factor 2 isoform X2, which translates to MAMVAWRGSQDDVADTQGALSSQTQGGLSLPTPQPGQLNLTASQIAPPTPQTPVQGPPNNAQSTPTNQTSQQQSEKQPQHIECVVCGDKSSGKHYGQFTCEGCKSFFKRSVRRNLTYTCRANRNCPIDQHHRNQCQYCRLKKCLKVGMRREAVQRGRVPPTQPHHGQFALTNGDPLHCHSYLSGYISLLLRAEPYPTSRYGSQCMQPNNIMGIENICELAARMLFSAVEWARNIPFFPDLQITDQVALLRLTWSELFVLNAAQCSMPLHVAPLLAAAGLHASPMSADRVVAFMDHIRIFQEQVEKLKALHVDSAEYSCLKAIVLFTTDACGLSDVAHVESLQEKSQCALEEYVRSQYPNQPTRFGKLLLRLPSLRTVSSSVIEQLFFVRLVGKTPIETLIRDMLLSGSSFNWPYMSIQ; encoded by the exons ATGGCAATGGTAGCGTGGAGAGGCTCCCAGGACGATGTGGCTGACACCCAAGGCGCCCTTTCCTCGCAGACCCAAGGAGGACTATCCCTTCCTACCCCTCAGCCGGGCCAGCTGAACCTGACAGCCTCCCAGATCGCCCCTCCGACCCCACAGACTCCGGTGCAGGGACCCCCGAACAACGCGCAATCCACGCCGACGAACCAGACGTCGCAGCAGCAATCGGAGAAGCAGCCGCAGCACATCGAGTGCGTGGTGTGCGGGGACAAATCTAGCGGCAAGCACTACGGCCAGTTCACCTGCGAGGGCTGCAAGAGCTTCTTCAAGCGGAGCGTACGGCGGAACCTCACTTACACATGCCGTGCCAACAGGAATTGTCCGATCGACCAGCACCACCGCAATCAGTGTCAGTACTGCCGCCTCAAAAAATGCCTTAAGGTCGGCATGAGACGGGAAG CCGTGCAAAGGGGACGGGTGCCACCCACACAGCCACACCACGGTCAGTTCGCCTTGACAAATGGAGACCCACTCCACTGCCATTCCTACTTATCCGGATATATCTCTCTTCTGCTGAGAGCGGAGCCCTACCCGACGTCCCGCTACGGCAGCCAGTGCATGCAGCCCAACAACATCATGGGCATCGAGAACATTTGCGAGCTGGCTGCCAGGATGCTCTTCAGCGCCGTGGAGTGGGCCAGGAATATTCCCTTCTTCCCGGACCTGCAGATCACAGACCAGGTGGCTCTGCTGAGGTTGACGTGGAGCGAGTTATTCGTGCTCAACGCGGCGCAGTGCTCCATGCCCCTGCATGTGGCTCCTCTCCTGGCGGCGGCTGGCCTCCACGCCTCCCCCATGTCCGCGGACAGAGTGGTGGCCTTTATGGACCACATTAGGATCTTCCAGGAGCAAGTGGAGAAGCTCAAAGCTTTGCACGTTGACTCTGCCGAATATAGCTGCTTAAAGGCAATTGTGCTCTTCACCACAG ATGCTTGTGGCCTCTCAGATGTGGCCCATGTGGAAAGTTTGCAGGAGAAGTCCCAGTGCGCCCTGGAGGAATATGTCCGGAGCCAGTATCCCAACCAGCCAACACGGTTTGGGAAGTTGTTACTCCGCTTGCCTTCCCTCCGCACAGTCTCTTCCTCGGTCATAGAACAGTTATTTTTCGTCCGATTGGTAGGTAAAACCCCAATTGAAACTCTCATCAGGGATATGTTGCTGTCGGGGAGCAGTTTTAACTGGCCTTACATGtcaattcagtaa